CATTGTGGAAATAGTGAATAAATCATCATACAGAGAAGGACACAATTTccatattataatatattctctttACTAAAAAATAATTCAACCATTATAGAAAATGAGAACAAAAAACTTCACTCTCTTAGTTGAAGAAGTTGCCATAGCAAGACACTCAGTTCCAAAATATACAGTAACATATTCGCTAAGATGTTGTATGCCACCAATTATGGCACATATCACCTCATCTGAAGGCAACAAAAACACATTTTACTAGATAGTTAATAAAAGATTAACCTCCAATGAGACCTAATAGATAGGCAGAGAAGATTTTACTGTACTCAACTAGATCTTGATCATCACAAAATTGTTATATCGGTTTTGCGGTAAGGGTTAATTTTACTTAAAAATATGAATTCCAATTATTAATTACGTCTTCTGTTGCAATCTCACGCAAATTTGTAAAGGCATTGGGAAAGTTCACAAATCAACCAGCTTTTAATTTCTAGGTAATAGGTATGTATTGATATCTCACTCTAGAAACAAGTTATTATAATGAATTTTAAATCCTAGTATACTATATTACTTGAATTTGAAGTCTCTAGTTTCCTAAAAAAGCATTTTAAGTCATACCTAATATCCACACAAATGTCATGTGTAGTCGAAAGGGTTACGAGGGAAAAATTGAATATTTGGGTAATAGAGAAACTAAGTCTTATATATGTAAGTTAAAATTGAGTTGTGAACTATTGTATCGTTCTTAATTTCTCATCCTAATCGCCCAACAGTTTCATGACATTTAGCCCTTATATGGAGAAACTTAAAAAGACAAAAATAAAAGCATTTATGAGTTTGCTTGTTATGCACCATGTCATTTGCACAAACACAACAAAAAATTTTAGGTTATTCGTAAAGCACTTCTAATAGGTATATGTCCTCTAATGTGAATATGGAGAGTTCTCATAGGACAAGTCTAAAATTATGACCATTtcttataattaatttataaaacaaaaacaACCTCACTCTTATTAAGGTAAATCATTTCTAGTTGGTAGCTTATAACCTGTCATGATACctttttcaaaataataaattaaatattatctATTAGAAAATATACTGCCATCAAAGTTTAGAAATCTTAAGTACTatattttttagatttttttttcttaaatgtAGCATTACAAAAATTATCATAACATAATAAAGTGATAACAAGAgtgaatttaaaattttatgaaaaatgaaCCATATAGTTTTCCTCGTAATGCTTAATGGTTAATGATGTACCATGACGAATCCCCTTTAAATGCCAGATACCAAAAAAGATGGAAAAGATTTAATTTTTGTAAAGATAAAATATGTGAATCAATAATGTAAAAAAAGAATATGAAAATTGGTATAATAATTATATATCTCTACGCTTAGAAAATGTATTATCTTCTTCATTTTCATTGTAGGCATTCCTCTAGTACACGATTCTTTATATTATTTGACAAAGGTTGTGTTGTTCACCAATCTTTATAGAAATAAATCAGATTGGGAGAAAATTTATGTTGTTGTTGTGAACTTCCCTAAGGCAATGACAACTCTATATAAGGTTGTAACTAAAGTCATAATTATTAACGAGGACACGTCTTTTCACCAAAATTATCCATTCCCACAAGCCTAAATTATTGATTTTGTAATAGTTAAGATCTAGTTGAGTACCGTGAAAGCTTTTATGTTAGTCTATTAGCCCATATTGAAGGTTACTTATTTAGTAACTATCTGGTAAATATGTTTTTACTTTATTTATATGGGGTGATACGTTTCATAAATATTGTCAAACATCATTTAATGAACACATTTGTGTAGCTTTTGGAAAATAACATGGAcctaaattaaatattttaatttcggCATTATGAGATATTATGcaaatattatttttttagtagattgaattaatatttaaacaCATTGGGTTGGGCCCAAAATGTCATTAGAACGCTCGATCTAACTGTCAAGTATCCATGTTGTAGCCTTTATATATTCTCTTTCTCTAAAGTTTGGTCGAAAAAAGCTTGGATTTTGGGTAGCCACTCTAGAAGGCAGCTAAGATCAAATTTCTAAGGAATTCCAAACCTTAGGAGAGGTAAATCCTGGGAGATCAAAAGCCACACTTGGATCAAAAGGAAtaagtgtaatatccgggatatagcgtgtaattatttttgttgataaataactattatgtgattatattatgatttttggtgaattatctgatgattggtgtagGTATgcggatgtttatatgtggtaaagtataagtatgttaattttattatgtacagaataaaatatagataattaaggtatttttctggtaatttttggagtgttatatgattttatattgatttatgaatttattaattattttctgaataattacaaaatcattatccaaagccgggaatcatccaaccttaaccgtttttacatttttacaacccgaaacttttccaaaatctccttcctaacctaatctggtaatttcggacattttccatgttttgactttttcgatccggattacggtttgacccgtgcgcggcccggcgcaatattttcgatacgctaacccttttgATAACAACATTTTcatacaaatcattttataaaagctcggttttgataattatccaaaataggataatgcttatccaaagcaggatagtgcttatccaaaataggatagtacttatccaaaacaggatggTGTTTATCCAAAAAGGATAATATTTATCCAAAACgaacgtatttatcgatccaacacaatccagaacgtactaatattccgtaaatataaatagccttttcttatttcatttttacCTGTAAAATTATAATCAGACGGTACAAACCCTGAAAACCAGAGAAAACTTTATTAAAAACACTGTATTCTAGAAAATCAATTGCACAAAtaaaggcgttatcgaactccgattcgggcgtgcaatatatcaaaacgaagctatcgaaaacctctttctgaatcaatcatctgtttttgcccataaaataaaatatttttctgatttaattattttaattcgaatttattatggattaaattatgaatttttgttcttgatgtttttgatatgatttgatggcataatcatgtagatcttttcttcctggtcattttggtatattatatgtcaaatttggagttcaataacatggttaaatttgagtttgattctaggattgtaaattagggtttataattgtTTGAATGTTCTGAATTCGAATTGGGGTTTTCATTTTCAGTTACCACCACTGCATTCAGGACGTTCCCAGGAACCCAACCAtgattttttagtttattttagGAATTGTAGTTTAGCAGATCGGAAAATTTAGTTCGGCGGCGGCAAAAATTTCCGTCGAGTTTTCCGGCGAATCCACGGCTTTTTTGTTAATTTGATTTGCATATTCACGTTCCTAGAAACTTCTACTTTATCCCATGTAAATTTGAAGTGTTTCTGAGCAGGTTTGGTGTCGCCGAAAAAGCTCGGGATCGCCGTTATTGGCGATCGCCGACAACCGGCGACGGGGATGGTTAAATTACAGAAATGTCCCTCTAGTTTGGCCAAATTTGTATTTCAGTCCCTGGAATTGTAAAACTTTGCAAATATTGGATTGctgttttcaaaaattataaaaatcatttttctgtttatattttatttccagaaattgtttttattaatttaaaattcaaaaaatcaatatttttaattctcaaagttatttttaatttcaaaataaattttaattaattaattaaattttgttgataattaattatttaattagtgaattaatttaaatattaattgtttaattaatttaattagttattaattaattttaattaattatttaattggatttaattatttaatattgatttaaaaattccgaaaagtAGTTTGgaggtttaaaatattattttaaattatattcaaagctcgataattattattaaattattttaaagtcaaattcgggtgttcgaaccctattatttaattataaaatgattcgaagtcccgttttaattccgaaaaatgttcaaaaattcgtaataaatacctgaaaaatctttttgaccccaaatcttctttgaaaaattattttaattgaatatcttgcgtgttatgtgctacttgctatctgattgatgtgttatattcCTATGTGGTTGTTGTTTAACTATTTTGGTCATAACattcaatccgtaaatcggatttgggtggaacgaagggtagataaaagcatatgacgtctatgtgacgattagaatagtatgagattgagtattgatagatgcttgtgatgcctagcagagtaagcgaggcatagatTAGAATAGTCTATCTAAACGTTTCTTCGAGATGTATTGCGAATATttttgaactttctcataacatgttgctattattcaaaataaatcttgttttatactgcaagtgttttaaactattcaaccttaaaccctaattcttattgatcttgagccataagccttattcttcataaaccattgattgttgaattctcagatacgagccacGCATATATagtactactccacaaatacatacacaccataacCCAAATTTTCAACAGAATTTCTTAAACATACAAAAACTTATACACCCTGAAATACTCTATCACATCAAAGGTCAATATcttgtattatcattgaaccattgttcttcaAATACTTGATTTTTATCGGGCTTGAAGtcgttcttcatatttacaccttgatacaccctggtgatacctgtgaaatgttttatgctctgagataaatgttttatcaatgttaatcatgattCTATTTTTATTGAATTGTAATGGTTAgcgtattgaattgttttagaattggatggttttataaatatggaccagattcgtggtcagaccagattcgtggtcatattaggccaatgcgtgccttggatccagtatatagagcaaagccgggagcctttctcggggttagtgcatgactgatcagcagcctaacgttggttttttttttaaaatgaaaagaatatccaattctattcattgcttatccgaaaacttgattcctatgaatcatttcaactgatcattgatgaacctcagttattgctattatgacttgttgagctagttagctcactcttgcaaatctgtttttcttattttacagttaaaaagaaAATTGTTGGTAACGAAGATTCCTAGTCCAGAGTGCGAGCTTGGATTTCAGGATAACATGGACTgagttagcaggagctttataatgtagatgagttatgtaaaattgtaagaatgatatcatccTCAGTTTTAAGCAGAATTAGTGGGGATTttgtacgatgtaataaaagttaaaaattgtggcttgtgttcatactttaacctgttgtgatccatggttatggtaagaaGGGTCTTTttatatattactttcataagaaggtatttatatattgagtgtgtgcgtgtgttgtgaaccctaaacttctgacccgggtttggagggtgtcacaggtttggtatcagagctaaaggttataagtcactgaaacaagcctagattgtcgggaatgggtagagggtaaaattagaattaagaaatagaaaaatagaacatCGAGGGGTTGAGTACGACCAAATAGTAGGATTTAGTGCGATctgtgatgagattcgagatccttatctagcgacgcgatttctagatggcggcgatggaagattcttttatccctggaTCGTCTAGGCATTCGGAGCCTTCAGTCAGAGGACTATCATCTTACTCACCAATCTTAGCCATATCACCACCTGTTATgacggttgcaccttttcaagttccaatctcatcccctgatgcgagactacctattcgagaatcccccacatgTTGATTCTGGTTTTACTGGATATTCAACTGTGGGTGCATCTTTTCTGTCTTCCctacaccttgttctataccatcagttttAAAACTCATCTTATGAAGTAATagcacctatgaggatggattcgagaaatacaacatatggtgagtacGCGAGATATTAAGAAGGGTGAGAAGAAACCTAAAGAGAGGATTCGTGTTTTGAAGGATAGCtactaccaggttatatggagctactcGTAAGTAAGTCACttatgattatcttgtggagGGAGCTAGACgaattttaaagaagtttgaaaaGATTGGAAATTGAGAGTTTTCTTGGAAGTTGATAATGATGTTATGACCAAACATGATGCGTATAATtgtaatgtgatgtgatattagccGATCTTGTGTTATAACATAGATctgatgattactggatagatttgttatacttagtaatcatAAGAGATGATGATGAGAATGTTACCGGTATGGAAAATTAGAAGTGAACCAACGAATAAGACACTAAACCATATATGACCTCTAGCAACACCCCAAAGGCAGAGGAGAACTATATGTGTCAAAGGATGCATATACCAAGATAAAGTAAATTATGGGGAAAAAAATTACTCGATGAAACAAACAAAGAAACTGGGTTAAGAAATTGTTCCAGTGAATAATGTTGTCAGTTTTACAGGGACCAAATGCATACATGTGTCAACTGTCGATCATGCAAAGACTATGCGCCTAAAGAAAAAAGTACTTGCGTAATCGGGGAATTTTACTAGTCTTCTTGTCTGCTAAGTCTTCAATATCAGGTAGACCAGAAAGCTGCATATGGTAAACGAGTTGCTTTTTATAATAACTCTTACAATTATATATCAAAATTACTTGGAACACAGATAATGTACTTAGAGAAGGTCCTAAGCATCATTGACAGATGCCTAAAATAAACTCAAGTATATAGGGAAGAGTCCACCACCGACTAAAATTCATATGTATAAATGGTCAATTAATACTTCCGCAATACAACTGAAGAACTATTTATATACTACAGTCTACAGGTACTCAAGTGGACGTAAAAGACTTAGCGACCCCTGCCTTATACTACTGATAGTAATGTCATCCTTAACATACTATTAATACTACCAACAGAAATCATACCAGTTAAATTCCTGAGTCCTGATATAACCATACTTCTTTACTTATCATTTGTAATGACGGTCAAACTTTGACTTATCATTTGCGATATCTGTATGCTTGATAACTTCATTAAATCTGTCCGCACTGTGAAGGAAGATCCATGTTATAATTGTAAAAGATTGTGAGAATTTATCTCCACTTGAACTGGAAATTGTAGATGAGGGACTCTCAAGAAACAAGCATACACATAGTTAGACGAGCATTACCATAAAGTCGATCTTGTAGGGAGCCATTTGACATAAAAGGATAAACAAGAATTGTAGGGAGCCATTAATTTGTACTTCACTTAAAAAACAgagaagtttgaactaatggttTAATCAACTTGAGAAAATGCTATGTAATTAATCATTTTTCTCCAGATTGAACAATTAATTTGTGTGTTCTAGTCATTACAGTAGATTGCAAATCATAATCTAACAAATTTGTAGCAGAACTGAAGCAACAGTCTTCCAAGTCCAAAAAATTCAGTGATCTTTTTGTTAACCATTAAACCAATGAAGAAAAACTAAAATGCTACAAGAAAGACCTAATGAATAAGTAAAACTTACCCTGACAGTTACGAAAGCAGGAGGAATGAGACCAATCAAAGTTCCCAAGAAGAATATGTGAAAAGGTATACCAATAATAGGTGAGGCAAGATTAATGAAAGTATTTGGCAAAGTTGGGGTAACTTTTAAAAAAGAACCAATAAAATTGTGATCTCTTTCTACGTCCCTCGAGATGAACTTGGCAATTTATTTGAAGCAGTCTGCCACTTGCTGTAATGGTACCTCTGGCACTACAGCAATGCaaacaaattaataaaataacatATAGTATTTTGCAATTGTATAGCTAAATATACGGATAGCAATAATATTTAGGCTAAAAAAGCACATTGGAATAATTACATACATACTTGATGTCACCACCTAGGCAGAAATGGACATTGGTATAATGGTTCGTACACCTGCTTCTTTGCAGATTGACCAGTTGAAATTTCAGCTAAACATTAAAAACTCTGATGTATTATAAATGCGTCGACGTAATCTATTTCCATACTTCATACAAACAGTAGGTGGTGGATCCAAAAAATTTCCAAGAGTGGTCTGAAATCGCTTTTATGAATATATTTACAGATATACAAAATAGTATTTAAAAAGAGAGAATAACATGTTTTCTAGTAACACTAGATTAATTCCATAAAACCAAGTGGCTACAGAGCTATAACCCTTTAGAATCAAAATAAAGTCCTATATAACTAATTCTTTTTTGAGCTCGAGAAGTGGGGTCACTGTCTCTAACTGAATCTAATTCTCAGTAGTCTAACTATAACTGACTCTCAATAATCTAATTTCTACAACTTCCAGCTATTTATTAAGTACAGTAAGCTCCTACTCGTATGTCTCACTTTCCGTACTTTTTTTCCTTTCACAACTCAAACCTGATTGTGATTTGAGTTAAAGGTTGTTTAACTCTTAGTTAGATGtattttattctaaaaattaacAAACTTTTTTTGTTAGCAAAAAAAACTGTAATGTGATAGATGGCACAAATCAAACTGGATAACATTCTCTGTATTATATTTTTGTTCTTAGAAACATTTATGATACAAGCATCCTACAACTAAAATTATAAACTCTTATATGTAAGGCACTTATAATTAAAAAATGGCACGAGAATCTTTCATACCAATTTTAAGCTTCTCATTTGACCCATATTCTTCATGTCTAACATGACTCCCCATGCACTGCTACTAAAAGTATAACAAGGCTGCAATCCTTCTATTTAATCTAATCTTGATGGCAAAACTCATATCACCACAAACTAATTTAGTACTCACATTTTCAGGAAGTAGCATATCAGAAAAAACACTAATTACTTTTATGACATTCAAATAATAATGTAATGCAACTAAATATATGAATTAGTTTTGGTAAATACCATTTCAGAAGTAATAAGATATTGATTAGTCTTCTCAATGATCCTCATATCAACGCGGCCAGAGAGATAAAGGTACTTGTTGAGAAGATCGCCATGGCGATTCACCTCAGCAGTCCAAGCTCTGATCCAAGTGGCCCAAGCAGTCGGTGAAGCGCCAGTCTCATCCTTAATGCCATCACCTCTGTTAAGCATAGACATGTAAGTGGGGAGTGCCTCTTCAGTGATCATGTCTCCAACAAGAACAACATAGTAATCATCAGGGATGTCCTTGGCCCTCTCTCTGATCTCCTTGACTTGATCTTCAAATGCATCAGAAGTTGGATCAGGTAGATAGTCTTGTGGCTGCCATGAGTTCTCAACTGATTTCAGGTGCACAGGGATGTTGTCCCTGGCCCAACCCTCCAGAGAGTCAAATAACTCGTCCACTTCAGACCTTTGTGGACTCTTCAGCTTTTCAAACacattaaatatataattatgtgCTACTATATTAGGTATGTATTCACATAATTAATATCAGTAATTGAAACATTCCAACTCAATTATCATAACACTGTGATTTGTTTTTCCTTTAGTGCCATATAATATAGATTTCTTTACGATATACAATTTCTAGCTAACGTGTATATCAAATGCCCGATAGATTCACCCAATTTTCTTCAAATGTCTAAATCTTTACAGAAAAATTTATACCTATCTCCATATCCCGATATCTCCAGGTACACTGTAATCCATTTGTTCATATAAATATCTAGATTCCTATATATATTTAAACAACTCTGATGTATTATAAATGCGTCGACATAATCTATTTCCATACTTCATACAAACAGTAGGTGGTGGATCTAGAAAACCGTGATGTGCTGCATATAATCATTTAAATCCTCTTTGTAAacatttatttaaaattttaccTTTTTAACGATCTGATTTAGAAAACCGTGTCGTGCTGCATATATTTTTCCATTTTATCTTTATCAAATATTGAGAATGAAAAGTAATTACGTTAACTAGTTACACTTGCCATCAAGCAAAAAAGCAAGTTCAACAAATTTGGAAGCTGATTTCTCAAGTTAATACGCGGAACTAAATATTAATTCCTCAAGTTAGTAACAAAATCAAAAAATCTATATCTCAAGATAGTAAACGAAACTAAAAACTAGTTTCTCAAGTTAATAAACAAAACTAAAAGCTAATTCCTCAAGTTCGTAAGCATAACTAAATATTGATTCTTCAAAAAAGTTAGTAAATGAAACAAAACAAAATATCTATCCTCGGATTAGTAAAACCAGACCTTGTCAGTAACAATTCCTGAAAGCAAGGCATTAGCATCAGTCAAATGTACAGCATCAATCcgcatagcatccatcctccgaTAATCATCATAAACCGTAGTCCCCTCTGGAATCGTAAGAGCCTTCCATAATCTCTGCTTCTTCACGGTCCTCTCACTACCTACACAAAAACACCAAAACAATTCATAACAATCAAAACTCTATCCACTAATTAAATTAATAACTAATTCAATTACACTAAATTAAAACACAGTAATCAAAATTAGACAAACATATATACAAATACAAgcaatattaaataaaataaaaataaaatgaactgatgtggAGTGGAGTGAACAGGAG
This genomic interval from Apium graveolens cultivar Ventura chromosome 8, ASM990537v1, whole genome shotgun sequence contains the following:
- the LOC141680457 gene encoding palmitoyl-[acyl-carrier-protein] 4-desaturase, chloroplastic-like, with the translated sequence MGSERTVKKQRLWKALTIPEGTTVYDDYRRMDAMRIDAVHLTDANALLSGIVTDKLKSPQRSEVDELFDSLEGWARDNIPVHLKSVENSWQPQDYLPDPTSDAFEDQVKEIRERAKDIPDDYYVVLVGDMITEEALPTYMSMLNRGDGIKDETGASPTAWATWIRAWTAEVNRHGDLLNKYLYLSGRVDMRIIEKTNQYLITSEMCQRYHYSKWQTASNKLPSSSRGT